Proteins co-encoded in one Coriobacterium glomerans PW2 genomic window:
- a CDS encoding NAD(P)-dependent alcohol dehydrogenase — translation MRNSEAILVTPGTMKIFDAPVPKPAKNEVLIEVEYVGICGSDVHGFESGPYIPPSDPNQRIGLGHEYAGTVVAVGDEVTDFRVGDRVCAEPGVPDGTCRYCLGGRYNICPDVDFLATQPRYRGALARFITHPSNLVYHLPENMSFIEGALVEPAAVGMHAALAGNARLGKKIVILGSGCIGLMVLQGCKSLGATEIVVVDVMPKRLEMAKKLGATWTVNATKEDTVARCREILSGGADIVFETAGAKVTALQATDIVDRGGNIMIVGTIPEPVPIDFLKINREVTIQTVFRYVNNYPMTIEAISQGRFDVASMVSNVYDFEDVQHAFEESVSNKANIIKGVIKVGGSREPSEKGE, via the coding sequence ATGAGGAACTCTGAAGCGATACTCGTCACGCCGGGTACCATGAAGATCTTTGATGCGCCGGTACCGAAGCCAGCGAAAAACGAGGTGCTCATAGAAGTCGAATATGTCGGCATCTGCGGATCAGATGTTCACGGATTCGAAAGCGGACCCTACATTCCGCCGTCTGATCCGAATCAACGAATTGGTCTCGGGCATGAGTACGCTGGAACCGTCGTTGCAGTGGGCGATGAAGTGACTGACTTCCGTGTCGGTGACCGCGTGTGCGCCGAGCCGGGCGTGCCAGATGGAACGTGTCGCTACTGTCTGGGAGGACGCTACAACATCTGCCCCGATGTTGACTTTTTGGCGACTCAGCCCCGTTATCGCGGCGCACTCGCGCGATTCATAACGCATCCATCGAACTTAGTCTACCATCTGCCTGAGAACATGAGTTTCATTGAGGGGGCGCTTGTCGAGCCCGCGGCGGTTGGCATGCATGCGGCGCTCGCCGGCAACGCGCGCCTGGGAAAGAAGATCGTCATACTCGGATCCGGATGCATCGGGCTTATGGTGCTTCAGGGCTGCAAGAGTCTGGGCGCGACAGAGATCGTCGTGGTTGATGTCATGCCGAAGCGCCTTGAGATGGCCAAGAAGCTCGGGGCGACCTGGACCGTCAACGCGACGAAGGAAGATACCGTTGCGCGCTGCCGTGAGATCCTCTCCGGTGGTGCAGATATCGTGTTCGAGACCGCGGGTGCCAAAGTCACCGCTCTGCAGGCAACGGACATCGTTGATCGCGGGGGCAATATCATGATAGTCGGCACTATTCCTGAGCCCGTCCCGATTGACTTCTTGAAGATCAACCGTGAGGTCACGATTCAGACTGTGTTTCGGTATGTGAACAACTATCCGATGACCATCGAGGCGATCTCACAGGGTCGTTTCGATGTCGCATCCATGGTGAGCAACGTGTACGACTTTGAAGACGTGCAGCATGCTTTCGAGGAATCCGTTTCAAATAAAGCAAATATTATCAAGGGAGTCATCAAGGTCGGCGGGAGCCGGGAACCAAGCGAAAAAGGAGAGTAA